The DNA window CGGCGACGTACTTGAGACCGGGTGGCATTCCGCCGCTCTGGAAGACCAGCTTGGAGGTCTGCAGGGCCCGATCGGGGTAAAGAAGAATACTTTCCTTCGAATCAGGCACCGATGCAGAGTAGCCGTTGCTCGATCCCTGGGAGAAAGCGGCGAAAATTTGCTTAATGAGGCTTTGGATGCCATGCCGTCTTCTCCCAGCAGCGATGAGAACGGCATCCTCAAATGCAGATGCCGCCCCAGCATTGTCGCCAAGAGCATAAAGCATGTTTCCTTTGGCATGGACCAAAGCCAGCATCCTGCCATTGTCCGAGCCCGAAATCTCATAGCCGCTGGTCGCAAACCCCACGGGCCTGGCGGCATCCGGCGAGCCAATATTCCAACTCTGGACACGGCCCATGTCATCGTCATAATCAAAGGATGCCTTGTCGAACATGCCCACATCGGACACGCTACTGTCTGCATCACTTTCGGTTTCACTGGCATGCTCATCCGTCTTGAAGCAGTCGCCGTCCTTAGGATAGCGGAGAGAGCTCTGGACAAAGTCAATGATGTTGACGGCCTCTTTGCCACGATGACTGGTGCACAACAGGCCGATCAGGTGCTCGACAGCTTCAAAGAAACTTGGACGTAGTTTCACGGCACGCAGCCAGTGCTGGAGAGCCTCTTCTCGGCGATTCAGTGCCAACAGAGTTGCGGCGAGGTTAGATATAGCTTCCACATGCCTGGGCGTTCTGTTAATATCAAGTAAATGTGTTAGGGAAAAGACTACTCACGATGAATCGCGAGCGAGAATCCTGGAATACCACCTCATCGCCTTGTGGTAATCGCCTAGTCCATACGCCAGACAACCCCCCAGAAGCATTCCATCGATCCATTCCCAGCGACTTTCGGAACACAGGTTAGAGAGCATCTCCAGCGCAGACATGGCATTAGTGACTGGGGAGCCCTCATTGAACAACGAACCGGCGAAACGTGAGGTTGACGGAGTCCCCGAGAATCGCCCATTGGTGAGGTCAGAACCCCGGTGGTGGTTTTGGAATTGACTCAGTGATGGACGTCGGTTGTTGCCGTTTCCTTGGGAAAGAGGAGTGGAGTGAGAGGAGTTGTTTGGCCTCGAAAGGTTCAACTTCTGTGTGTGCAAGTCATATTGACTTGATGGATAGCTATTATGTCGATGGATCTCGGGCGCGGAGGTTTGTGAGGAGAAATCGAGACCCGGTTGGCGCGGAGGCTTGGGGTAGATGCTGGGTTTCAAGAATCGGTGGTTCTGGCCATCAGTACCTCCATTCGAGATGCTGTTGCGGCGAGCCCGGTGGAtggtggcaagaagatcaacatAGACTCCATGTGCCCAAGACAACACCTTCTCTTTGAATTCCACATTCACTGTCACGGCTGGCCCTTGGTTTTGGAAATTGTTCCCCGATGGGCGGCCGGACCAGGTGCTAGGGTCGTTATTTAatgctggcggtggtggtaGCGTTGATATACTCCGGTTCGCGCGAGCATGATAAGGGAGTTGTTCGGAGTGTCGAGGAGGGAAGGCAGGCATTCCGGGTGTCGATGGAGCCCATGGGAATGCCGAATCAGGACGACTGGCCAGCGGAATTGGAACGGAATTGTACCCGGCCTGGCTCGGGCCGAAGAAGGGCTGGCCGGCCGCATCGAATTGCTTCGCAAAGGGGGTTGGCGAGTCGAATCGTGAATCGCGAAAGGCAGCGGGACGGTAGGGAATATAGACACCATCCGGCCAATATGGACCAAACGGCCCGGTGCCAGCGGACGCGGTCGGTCCAACGCAAGGCTGCAAAGTCGCGGGTAACACGGTCGGGATATAGGCGCCATTATGCAATAGAAAACGCTGGGATGGCTGGAGGGGAAGAGACTGGTGGAGAACCGAGTCCATGCCGGGAGCGTAGTTGACAGGGCGGACCCAGCTGGCTCCGTTCAGATCTTGGATGACTTCCCCGGCGGGAAGAGCactgccgccggcggcatcGTTCTTGAAGATGGGTGGGAAATTCAAATGCTTCGGGGTCGCGGATTGATCCAGTGCGGATTGTAGCCAGCCGTTGGTCTGCATCGCCGCCTGGGGTGAGAGAAACTGCCCGGACTCCATTGGCGAGACCAAAATGTGTTTCGTTGCCGGGGGCTGAATGGTAGTGTCACCCGGGGTGCCATCGTAGCCAGCCGACAGCGTGCCGTTGGGGGTTTTCCTCCTCAGGGTATGCTCCCCGACCGCGTTGGGATTCGAAGTTGTGCCGGACGCGTCGCGGGGGTTGGGGCGTTGGACGGGGTGCGGGAGCTGCTGGTGCGTCCATGATATGGGATTATAAAAGGGTTTGGAGGGGTCGCTGGGAGTCATGGAGGCAAAAGGATCGTGCATGTCGTAGTTGAGGGCATCGTGGATGCGATGGTGCGGCTGAACCGGGGGGAAAGGTGCGACGGTCGGAAACATCTTCGcggtcgtcgtcctccaccaccaacaaaCAGCAACGGGGATGCTTCGAGGTCGGCCAGCGACAGGGGGGACACCGAGCGAATTCGAGAATCAACACAGGATCAGTGGGACTCGATCGAGATAATCAACAAGCATCCTCCTTGTAGCGTTTCCGACACCTCATCATGAGTCTGCGAGCCAGCAAACCAGGTAGAATTTACACTGGCATCGGtaaagaaggagaagaacaaTAGTAATGATAACGGTCGACAAAGGACAGACAGGCGATATCGATAGTAAGGATCGGGACCAGACAAgcaaggggaagaagaaaagggaagggCTTAGTTAACAGGCAGACGATGCTGGGGTGGCCAATGGCAGGACGGGGCCTTGGCGGGACTCGTGTGCGAGGGAGGAATAAATAGAGGTCGATCAACcgagagggaagagagagttgggagatgggaagaagtGAACAAAGGAACCGGCAGTTCGTAGATTTCACCTGACTCGACAGTAGTTACTCACTCATTTTgctttcccttcctttttcttctctccctctcccactcATCACCGTtctcattctctctctctcttcctccgtctccactGACCCACCCGATCCAACGGCTGAACCCTCCGCTCCAGCCAGCGGACTAATCATGGATCGCTGACGCCCCGCCGTGACGATCGAGTCGAGCCCGTTCTCGGTGGAGCCTTACTATCACCTCTCTGAGGCGCCACACCGCAATCCCTCAAGCGCAGCGACCCGAGACCATTCGTCGGTCCATACGCGCCCTGCCAACCTGCAGCCACAGCCCTGATCACTGACAGGGAAAAGGGCTCATCTGATCCTTGATCGTCCCTCCCCCCCCTGCGCTCACCGAAAAAATGTCACTTAGCTCCAATAAAAATAAAAGCACAGGCCAGCATCCGGTCGCACTGGGGAATACTAATCGAATCTTCCAACGGATCCCCAGCGCGATCGGCAGTTCCCACCGTGAGTGTGCTTGCTTGACTTGCACAGCGGGCTTGGCCGGGTCGTACAGACTATGTATTCAACGGAGGAGCCGAGACAAACAGGACATAGTACGCTGGACTCTGGACATGGTAGTCGAATTATTCGCCGACTGGCCCCGGTTAGCTAGCCAAGCTGTCCCAGGTTGTCCCCACCGAAGATCGTCGTGTGTGTGGAGTACTGCTCCTGCGACCAACGCCAGCGCCATTTGACGCACTAGTTACCGGACTGGTTGTAGTATACGGGGTAACCAGGTGACTTGGTGAGATTCCCTGAACTCTGACTGACTGTAGGGACACGTTTGAAACAGGCTGGGCCGTTGGGTGGTTTCAGTGTGGAGGTTGGGATGAGTGTGAACTCTTGAAGAAAATGTAGGGGCACACGACATGATTGGTAGGGTCTCTTTGCCGTCGAAGATGTGCGCCTAGTTCTATAAGCACGAAGTACATACTACGGGGGAACTAGCACAGAGTCAACGAAATAGAAAGATGCTCCACATATCAATAATGAGACGGTCGGTTGGTTGGACGCCAGAGGGGAGGAAATGGGTCCCTTTTGATGCAGACTTAAGCATCTCACCCATTTATAGCAACACCCTCAGCCTCACATGGACCATGGCCACCCGTATACGGAGACGCATAGAAAATTGGCTTCATAGCGTTTAGTTACAATTCTATGAACAGACTACGCGGTCGGTTCCAGAACAACGACTCGGCAAAAGGGAAAGATGAATATATTTGCATTAAGACAGCCACGCGTAGATACTGCCATCTACCTCCTACAGTGCCACAGTGCATGGAGACACGCATTGCAGACAAGATCTACAAGAGTTTAAGAGATGTAGACCCGTATGATGGATCGCTGCAACCACAGAGACCGAAGCCTCCAAGGAATACCGCGATGAGTAATGGGACGAAAGTGTTGCTCTCCTTTGCTTAAAATAAGCCGATACCACGATGTAAATAGAGATCAAACCCCGCAGGGAGAGAACGGTATGGGCCAGAGTGTTGCAAAGGTTTTGTTTTGGGGAAGTGCCATCtaccatcctcgtcgccatAGAATGGATGCGAGAGGATTGAGATTCAGGCAAGGAGGGGGATCAATGAGAGAAcggggaaaaggaagagagaaaatgcGAGTAGATCCATTGGTATGTATCCGTTCGAATACCCGCAGAGAGATCAAAGGTATCAGGGTCATGAATCATGAactatttttttttcgaGGGTTCGTATTCTCTGCAACTAGCACCGCAAAGAAGCAGAAATGCACAAATGCACCGCCTTTACCGAGCAGACAGCCACCTCATCCTTCATTCACGAGTATAATTTACTCCGAAGGGACTGCAGACACAACTTAGTACGATTCGGACAAGTCACCTCACAGAAACAACTTACTGTCAATCTCGCCGGCCTTgacatcatcaccgacaTCCTTGGGGCTGCGGCCGTCGACCTGGCAGCCGACGGAGAAGGCAGTACccaggatctcgaggacgGTGCCGCGGAGCTCCTTGGCCATCGAGCGCTCGCGCATGGTGCGGGCGATGTCAATGATGTCGTCCAGAGGGATGGACTTGGAGTGcttgatgttcttctccttcttgcggtcACGGGGAGGCTCCTTAAGAGCCTTGATGACCAgggaagaggcggagggcaCAACCGAGACGGCGGCCTGACGGTTCTGGATGGTGAGTCTGACCGTGACACGAAGGCCCTTCTATATTCCCCAACAGAGCGCTGTTAGATTCTGCTTTTGTGTTGCAATTGGGGGGAGTTATGTGGTTGACGCACCCAGTCGCCAGTGTTCTTGGCAATGTCTTCACCAATCTTCTTGGGAGACAGACCCAGGGGACCGATCTTGGGAGCCAGAGCGGACTGGGCTCCGACCTCACCACCAGTCACACGCAGGTGGCTAGACAGGGAGTCAGCTTTACAATTCTTTTTGGGAGGACCGAAGAATTTTGCACTTACATGATCTTCACCTCATTGGGGTCGAGCTTGGGAGCTGACGGATAAATGAGATGTTAGTCGCCATATTGCAGGTAACCAAGTAGATGATACTTACGCATGGCGAGTGCGAAAGGTAGTCGATCTTCCTTGGGTTGTCGGAGGGAGTGTGgttggagaaaaagaaaagggagcGGCAGGAGAATCTGGCAAGTAGCCGCACCAACAGTAAGCGAATGGTCCGTGCACCCATTCTAGGGCCAACCCTGTCACATGACTCGTGTTCAGACCAGTAATACTGTATGCCATTTCAATCTACGACTATAGCCAAACGAAGAGTTTAGGAATCACCGCTAAAGATACACAAGACCTTGTTCTCTCTCAAATAGCCCCTCCTAACTAGTTCCGGAAACGGCAAGcctgaaaaaaaaaaaagagtcaGAATGGAAATGACAGTAGGATAGCGGAGTATCACTTACTTCATCAGGTGATCCATAAACGTCTGCAGCGAGACATCATCCGTGAAGATGGTCTGCGAGGACACACCGCCACCGTAACCGCCTGTCGCGTGGGTGGTTGACGGGTTCAACTTGGACAGCAGGAAACGGGCCTGGGAGCCGCCCGCGTCACAGACAATGAACCGGGGCAGCGGGAACCGATCGGCAATGAGTTCCTAGAAGCATGTCAGTTTAGAGAGAAACTCTTAACAGGAAAGATGGCACAAACCCTTGCATCCTCCTTGGGCTGCTCAAGAAGCGCCTTGAGATTCTCGTAACCCTCCTGGTCCTGGTAGCCGGCTTTTCGCCATTCGGCAATTGTCTCGccgtggaagatgaggatgtggaagaaagtgtcgaggagaagaatgtGCGTGGGTTGAATGGAGGCAGAATCCAAGAGCACTGGCTGGCTgccctcctgctccagcgaGTACGAGTCCAGAGTGGGTTGGATCATGACGAGCGAGTCGCCGGCATCCTCGTGGTTCAGGACGTGCCTGTAGAACGCGGTCTCATCAGGCGAGTTGTTGAACACCTGCAGGAACTGGCTGCGGCGGAGATGGAACATGAACTGAGGATAGAGGGTGAAATTCTTCTCCAGTCGGAACGAGGTAGGGTCGTCTTTCCGATAGTCGGCAAACCGCGAGCAGAGCCTGATCAACATCCGGTCCACCCATCGAAGCACATCGGGGCCATCGTCCACCTCAGCCTTGAAAACAGCGATACGTGCCATGAGCACGGCAGCCGCTTCTTGATCGAAAGACTGGGCCAAGGTCGGGTCGCCTGCAGGTCCGCTCAAGGGTCGTGCCGTGGTAGTCACACGCAGGTGGTAATGCCCAGACGAGTGCTGGTAGTATGTCAAGAACTGCATCATGCCCTTTTGCGGACCAGGCTGCACAGCGGCAGGGCCACCTTGGTTGGCAATCTCAAAGTAGATACCGTAGCTGGACGACGGGTCGATACCGCACATTTTCCATGCACAGGTGTTGCCAATACCACACTCGGTCTCGCCAACCGAGCTCGACTTCTTGTTTAGCGAAATGGCATGACCGATGAGCCCGGTGACCTTGagctccttggtggtgaggacTTCGAGAGAGGCATTGAAGCCCATCAGCAAATCATCCTTGTCATCCTTGTCAAACACGCGAACAAAGGATTGTTTGAACTGCGATGATGTGAAGCTATCCGTCAGAAGCATGTGGCCACCAGTGTAGTTGGACAGGTTCTTCATTTCCAGCATGCCAACTTGGTCCAGACATCCAGCGAAGATGTCGACGACGTGGCCATTATGCGCAGCCCGTTTGGCGAGATTGTCGTAGAACTGAACCTATTAGCAGGGGATTTACCAAGAGCGGATTTACAACCAACCTTGACAGCCTTCTTGTAGTACTTGATATTATCACGATCGATGTCGTGGTGCGAACGGATAGGTTCCTTCAGCTCGGGCGAAACAACGTTGCCTGGCCCTTCGGTGGCTGCTCCACTGGTGAAGGCCATGATGCGACCTCCGGCATTCTGGAAAGACGCCTCCAGCAAGCCAACTGCAACGCTCAGAGCGACACCCGTGCAGCGCAGGGGCCGCTTGTCGTTTGCTACGGGCCAGGGATCACGCTGCAGCTGTTCGAGGACGTTGGTGATCTGGAACTCGGCCTGCTGAACCGGCAGAAGAAAGCGTGCAGCCGGACCAAGAGGAGGGCGAACGGGTTGTTGCTGGGGGACACCGGGCCGCAGGGGCTGAGCAAGGCCGAGCATCTCCTGCACCTGCTTGGCGGCATAGTCCTTGTTGCCTCGGAACACGTACGACTTGGCACACTCGGTGTAGCCGAGCTCGTGAACTTGGGTCTTGAAGTCGATGTCAGTTGCATACTACTTTCCGGGATGTGGTCATTCCTACCGTTGTGCCGAAGGTGATCAGGCCCACCAGCGCACTAGGCGGCAGAAGGGACAGGCTCATCACCAGGGAATCCTTGACGGCCTGGAGGCTGTCCTCCTCCTGACAGGTATCGACAACAAAGACAAAGATCGGTGGAGCCGGGGCCGGGCGTGCCAATTGGTACTCGATTGTCGTACTGGAGGGGTGAAGTTCCGGGGGTATCGTGTTCTCCGTGATGTCCTTGTAGTGCGGGGGAAGAGGGTTGCGCATCAGACAGAAAGGACAGATCCAGATCCGCGCGCGAACATCCACCGTGCTGGCATGGTATGTCAgtctttgttttctttctctttccatGCCATAACCGAGGCTAGTACAACATACGCATATGGGTTGAGCACGGCTCGGCAGGGCTGTTTACAGGTCACGGGCTCGTATTGTAGCAAAGGCGTATCGGGCTTCTCCTTCAGTGGTGTATAGATGGCAGCAATGGGGACGACAAGGCGCGATGCTTCCTATCGTGAGGGCGTTAGCAGCTGATGCGATGGGGGTTTAAAGCAGGAAGCCGATGGATCCTACGAACCATGCGAGAGCTCGGGAAGGTGTTCCAACTGAGCCTGATGCCATCGCGGTCCTCGACATCGCTCCATTGATCTTTCATCGCCTCGTAATCCATCTTGTCGGTGGGTGTGCACGGTCTCGGGGGGGCGGTGGTGACcaaggggagggagggggagagagagcTGGGGTGGGTTGTTTGGGAAGATCGGGAGGGGATGGGATCGGGGGTAGGGGGAAAGTGAACTAGACAGCAGGACAACCCAGACCCAAAAAAAGCAACGAAAGCGGGacccccgacgacgacgtTAGGGTAGACGTTGGAGCAGTAGTGAGGGACTGACTTGACTGTTTGTGTGCTCGGCCGGGGGTGATTAGGCCAGGTTGCAGCACACCTGGTCGCTCCCGTCCGCCCTACCCAAACATTGAAATCTCGGCATTTCGTCGCTTTCCCTTTCAATTTTCTTCCAACACCGCCGACTCCAACAATAATCACATTACTGTCGACAACTTTTAGTCCTGCTATGACGAAAGTTGTTTTCGCGTCGAGCGCAGATCGACTTGACCCGTTGCTGGGCACCTGGCTTTGAAAGGTCGTTCCGATCCTTTCGGATTTGCTGGGAATCAGCTGTGGTCACACGTCTCTCGCTAAGATAGAATATTGATGAATATATTTGcattccattcattcattgaGTTAAAATCTACCGCTCCCTGCGCCTCCAACGCCAAAAAAAGTCCCTTCCACACAAAAGACACAAGAAACATAATATCGTGATGGTCCAGAGAGTCCCTCACGCGTCCCGCGGAGCCTGGGCCAGCTGCTTGAGAAGATAGCTGCGTTTAAAATAGGTGTTGGGATGGACAATGGTATCCAGATCCGCCGCACTCCAGGTCCCATCttccttgaccttcttgatctcgttCTTGTGCGCCCACTCGAACACTCGGTTACAAGCGATGTGATAGCGTGTCTTGCCCACATCCTCGCGCACGCCCCGCAGCACCTCTTTGTCGTGAACGCCGGTGGACTGGAGCAGTCCGACGAGGTTGTCGACAGAGTAATGCCGATACGGACACCCGTGGCTCTGCCCAACACCCGGGTTGGAATCGCCGAGGATCTTCTGGCATGAGTAGGGCGGGTAGCCCCGGCCGCGCCGATTGACGTCTCCCCCGACATCCCCGTAGGCGTGGCGGATATTGTACTTGTAACGGGAGTTGAATTCGTCATCGGTAAACCCCTTGAACGACTGGCGCCAGAAGAGGATACATTCCTCCAAGGAGAGACCGATGCCCTTCAAAAACAGCGTGTATTGCAGTCGTCCAAAGTGCTTCAGATGGTTGTTCTTCCGCAGATTGGTGTGTAAACTGCGCATGCACAGCGGGAAGTGCTGCGAGAGCTGGTCAATGGAGGCGGCCGTTATGGGTGCACCGTCCACATAACCTTCGCTTTCCGAGTATACAGACTCGGCGCTGCCAAAGTTTTTGGACAGGTGATTTAAGATGGGGGTCAGGCggtcgtcctcgtccagacGCGGCAGAGCTCGGCTCGTAAGCTGTTTGATCGTCAGTCAACACCAGCAAAATATTTGAGAAAAGGGGTGAATAGCCATACATCGAGTGCTCGCTCCAAGCGCGCCGTGAACTCGGCAATGATCATACTCAATTGTTCTCGACCAGGAACATAcgccttgcccttcttcaaaaAGACAGACCGCCGCTCAACCAGCTCCGGCACCTTCTCCCAGTCGACTTTATACCAAGTTTCCTCATCCACCCGACGAAGCCCAGGCGTAGCGCCCGCCAGACTCTCCGCGActtcattcttctcttcctcaccAACGGGTTCCCAGTCGAGACTGAGGCCATCAATGAACGCGCGTCTCTCTTTGGAGTCATCCTGCTGGAAGCGAAACCGGAACAGCATCGTCTCCGCGCGTGCAAACCGCCGGCGCAGGTCCTCcgtggccgagaaggccaagcggAGAATAAAGTGGGAGTAGTGATCCTTTTGGCGTTCATTCTTCAGACGCTGGTCCGCTGCCCCGTTGGGGGAGGACgtgttggaggagagagggaggaattTCTGCAGCAGCGGCGTGATCTGCGCGGCCGTCTCGGCGGGAGTCTTGTTTCGATAGGAGCATGCTTCGATCTCGGCCAGGACTGTCTCCGCGTTAGTCGAGAGTGATAGAAGGTTGCATGGTGCCTACTTTTCAGTCTGTCAATGGCCCATTGCTCAAACTGCTCGAGGGTGATCTCCGCGGTTGGCGGCGTCTCGTAGAGGTTCAGCCGGAACGGGTAGTCTTGCTGTTTGTAGGCGGGTGCGGCAAACTGGCGTTTTTTATGGTCGATGACAGCCCTGCGCTTGGGATCAATCCGATGTGCGTCTTGCCGGATCATGGTGTTCGGCTGGCAGTTCCACCGTATGTATTGAACTGGTGTTGGGGTTAGATGGCGTGAGGACCTTTCTGCTCGAGACACGCGACGCGCCCACGGAACGCGCCAGATTACGTGATTCGTCTCTATTGGGGTGTGTGTCCAATTGGAAGGGGCCCTGGGGGGCAGCTCAGCTAACTAGGAGCTGACTAAGGAACGTCGGATTCTGGATCACGTGACCTCCCGAGGGCAGCTCCAACAGCCTTGGGACAAAGGAAGTGGAAAAAAATGAATGAAATAGCTGATTAGATGTTCACTATTGCATGTGCAACTATCAACCGAGGCAAGGCATATAATAATTATAGCTTGTAGCTGTCTCTCTACTCCTATTGTTCATTCCATCGGACGATCTCTCCCCCGGTATCTCCGCTCACCGGCCGCCCGAGGCAGTTGGAACCCCAACCCCACAATATCGCCAGGGAAGGAATTGCTAATCCTTCAACACTCTCAGCATTCAAGAATGGCCCGATAGccctcaacttcttcctaTCCACTGTATATCATCGCTCAAAATGTCACACCCAACAACACAGAAGCTCAAGAAAGCTGCGCGCATCATTCTCGTCGGGGCTCCCGGGGTCGGAAAAGGCACCCAGAGCGAGCGCTTGCTTGCCCGGTTCCCCCAACTGGCTTCCATTAGCTCCGGAGATCTGTTGCGCGAGAATGTGCGACGGAAGACACCACTCGGTAAGTTGTGTGAGTGGACTCCGGCGCCTGGTCTCTCTCTCTGACGCCGTCAACAGGTCTTCAAGCCGAGGCCGCCATGCAGTCTGGCAACCTCGTCCCGGACTCCATGATCCTCAACCTGATCTCCTCCGAATTGAAGACCAAGGGCTGGCTCCCAGAAACTTCACCCTCCTCTCCCGGACTATGCCCCTCCGCCTCATTCATCCTCGACGGCTTCCCGCGCACCGCAGCGCAAGCATCCAGCCTCGACGCCCTCGTGCCGGTCAACTTCGTCGTGCACCTCCTCACACCACCGTCCGTGATCCTCTCGCGCATCGCATCGCGCTGGGTGCATGAGCCCTCAGGTCGCGTGTATAATACAGATTTCCATACGCCCAAAGTCCCCGGGAAAGACGACGTCACGGGAGAGCCCTTGACGCAGCGCGAGGACGACTCCATTGATACGTGGAAGCAGCGGCTGCGCAAGTTTGAATATACGAGCAAGGCGCTGCTGGATCATTATGATCGGCGCGGGTGTCTCTGGCGCGTTGAGGGTAACTCCAGCGACGAGATCTCGCCCCAGTTGTTTGCCGAGGTTGAGCGGCGGTTCTGCTAGACCGTACCCTCGTCCATCCATGTACTCATATAATTTTCCTTTTGGTGAGACGTTTTTTGTCCGATACCCTGTTGTTCATGATGGTTGTTTGGAATACAGTCGCCAGCGCGGCGCTCGATCAATCCAGCCTAGCATAGCAATGTACATATTCTCTTGTCTATCATATCATCTCGTTCAAATGCAGTGTTAGTTATGACTTTGATTTCCCGTTAGATTCGGAGGAGGGATCCCCCATGCCCATGCGGGTCTTGTAATCCCGCGGACTCTCCCAGTCGGACCCGATTTTGCGATAATCCTTCCACAGCCCCTTGGCCCGGACCTTGGCCCACCATTCCGCACGCCGATACTGCTGCTCCATGTCGTCGCCGCCAAACTCCGAGCCCACCTTCGCTTCGTAGACGGTCGCCAGCCCGCGCTTCAGCATCTCGTACGAGACATCCCGCCGACGGAACGGTGGCAAGTCGAACGCGCGCCGCACAAATACACTCGCGACGACGCGGTGGTATTGGTCTTGCCGGTGGACGAGGGCGCGCACGCGCCGGTTGGAGAGGTATTGGGTGAGCCAAACGTGGGCGTCGCGCGCGAAGGGTTGTTCAGGGCGGCCAAAATGAGCGAGCTCGGGTGCGTCGACACCTGCTAGACGGATGTGAATCTTTGGATAGAGAGAGTCAGTAGAGCCTCAGAATGAGTCTGCAGGTGGTGTCAGGGGAAGACGTACCGTGTTATCCTTcaattctttcttcgtgCTAGGCACTTTCTTCCACGGCAGCCAGCCCCATCCAGCAAGCCGACCACCAGGCGTATGAAATATCCGGAAATtatcaccatcaccgacgcTGGTCACCGGCCCAAAGACCGAGCGGCGACGGAGGAAGGACGGCGAGATGCTGGGCGCATCGGGGATGCGACGCAGATAGCGGCGGTGGAAACGGACAGCGAGTAAAATTCCGCTCGTGAGAAtgagggttgggaggagAGTCCGGGGTTCGGTGAAGGCAGCCCAGTCGAGCTGTGTGTTCGTTGTTGCGGGGATGGACGCGGATGGGCCCGACACGTTGGAGGACTTCGGGTCGCGCTCGTCATCGGTTGACGGAGAgctccatggcggccatcGCATGACGACCTGTGTCCTTGTGATTGGTGTGGCAGGCCAGACACGAGGCGAGCTGGGGGTGGCGAGGTGTGTCGGGTTGAAGTTGGTGATCACGGCGGAGGCTGTCTTGCCGATCACCGACCATGACAGAGGCTAGACTATATTATCACTCTAGGCTCAGCACGTGGGAAAATTATGTAGCATTGAATATTGTTACTGCAGGAATTGATTCAACAAAGATAAAGCATGTATATACAAGTCTATAATGATAATCAACGAGAAACCCAGGTTTCTATCATCAAGCCTTTGGAGAAAGGTCTAGACTGTCCAAACATCAAAACGGAAACGCCGTACAGATAGTcgcagagagagaaaaaaaaatcattTCAAGGTCGCCGGCATGCTcgtcttggccttctggGCGGCACTGTCAACGGCCTTTtgcagcttctccttcttgatccGCTGGAGGTACGCGAAGAGCAGGATGAACACGAGCTCCATTCTCTCTTTGGTCATCATCAGCAGGCCCTGCACTAACAGACCCTTGGTGATCTGGGGCCCAATGCCCTTGAACAGGGACAGAAGACCTTCATTCTTCACGATATACCGCATGACTTCTCCGAAAGTCTTGAACGGCTTACCCTGCCGGCCGGGCGGCGGGCGAGACTGCAGACCGACTTTGGCGACGATCAGAGGCTGAGTTGCAATGGTAGCGAGAGCCTTG is part of the Penicillium psychrofluorescens genome assembly, chromosome: 4 genome and encodes:
- a CDS encoding uncharacterized protein (ID:PFLUO_007166-T1.cds;~source:funannotate), encoding MRWPPWSSPSTDDERDPKSSNVSGPSASIPATTNTQLDWAAFTEPRTLLPTLILTSGILLAVRFHRRYLRRIPDAPSISPSFLRRRSVFGPVTSVGDGDNFRIFHTPGGRLAGWGWLPWKKVPSTKKELKDNTIHIRLAGVDAPELAHFGRPEQPFARDAHVWLTQYLSNRRVRALVHRQDQYHRVVASVFVRRAFDLPPFRRRDVSYEMLKRGLATVYEAKVGSEFGGDDMEQQYRRAEWWAKVRAKGLWKDYRKIGSDWESPRDYKTRMGMGDPSSESNGKSKS